A genomic region of Papaver somniferum cultivar HN1 chromosome 7, ASM357369v1, whole genome shotgun sequence contains the following coding sequences:
- the LOC113297520 gene encoding uncharacterized calcium-binding protein At1g02270-like isoform X4 — MDCNLLLQQLIEEPEPEHYPLLKRYSEMQVVDSNFVKINTSGGIDNNTNNNNSSKVKGRISRIGTYASMADPCISCTTFNILAPIYKRLDKENQSRRESEYRAYWFSRNRSILDLLLCDRSSIICLQEFWVGNEELVEMYEKRLGNAGYTSFKLARTNNRGDGLLTAVHKDYFTILDYRELLFNDFGDRVAQLLHVESVVPFSPCRHKNVLQEILIVNTHLLFPHDSSLSIVRLHQVYKILKYVESYQKENKLNPMPMLLCGDWNGSKRGHVYKFLRSQSFVSSYDAAHQYTDSDADAHKWVSHRNHRGNICGVDFIWLLNPTKYRKPLKTSWGEAVFSIIKYQLREASLNESDAFAFLKADSPGDYITYSAFCEALRQLGLTGDPHTLSSEEIEDVWIQADVDGNGVVDYGEFQQRIWDPVCCFDQIEEKIEESTGEGVEEEQMYGFNVKNAVLFPREVEKGLWPENYSLSDHARLTVVFSPVSMLTSQPIC; from the exons ATGGACTGCAATCTTTTACTG CAACAACTAATTGAAGAACCAGAACCAGAACATTACCCACTTCTTAAACGATACAGTGAAATG CAGGTGGTGGATTCAAATTTTGTAAAGATAAATACAAGTGGAGGAATTGACAACAATACCAATAATAACAATAGTAGTAAAGTTAAAGGAAGAATATCAAGGATTGGAACTTATGCATCAATGGCCGacccttgtatttcctgtactacatTCAATATTCTAGCACCTATCTACAAAAGACTTGATAAAGAG AATCAAAGCCGCCGAGAAAGCGAATACAGAGCATACTGGTTTAGCAGAAACCGAAGTATATTGGATCTTTTGTTGTGTGATAGATCGTCAATCATATGTCTTCAG GAATTTTGGGTTGGAAATGAAGAGCTTGTTGAAATGTATGAGAAAAGACTTGGTAATGCAGGCTATACTAGTTTCAAGCTAGCACGCACAAACAACCGAGGAGATG GTTTGCTCACCGCTGTTCATAAGGATTACTTTACAATTTTAGACTATAGAGAATTGCTTTTCAATGATTTCGGAGATCGTGTTGCGCAACTGTTACACGTTGAATCAGTTGTGCCCTTCTCACCCTGTCGGCATAAAAATGTTTTGCAAGAAATTCTCATCGTGAATACCCATCTGTTATTTCCTCATGATTCTAGTCTTTCCATCGTACGGTTACATCAG GTTTACAAAATCCTTAAGTATGTAGAATCCTACCAGAAAGAAAACAAGCTTAATCCTATGCCAATGCTACTCTGTGG TGACTGGAACGGGAGCAAGCGGGGACACGTCTATAAGTTCCTTAGATCCCAGAGTTTTGTGTCGTCATATGATGCTGCTCATCAGTATACGGACAGCGATGCGGATGCCCACAAG TGGGTTAGTCACCGAAATCATCGAGGGAATATCTGCGGTGTAGATTTCATATGGCTTCTTAATCCTACTAAGTATCGGAAACCACTAAAAACAAGTTGGGGTGAAGCTGTATTTAGTATAATTAAG TACCAACTACGTGAAGCTTCCTTGAACGAAAGTGATGCATTTGCGTTCTTGAAAGCTGATAGTCCTGGTGATTACATTACCTACTCTGCTTTCTGTGAAGCACTGCGTCAG CTTGGTTTAACTGGTGACCCTCATACACTGAGTTCTGAAGAGATCGAGGATGTGTGGATTCAAGCGGACGTAGATGGAAATGGTGTTGTTGACTACGGTGAATTTCAg CAGCGAATTTGGGATCCAGTATGTTGTTTTGACCAAATAGAGGAAAAGATCGAAGAGAGCACAGGAGAAGGCGTAGAGGAGGAACAAATGTATGGTTTTAACGTGAAGAATGCAGTTCTCTTCCCCCGTGAAGTAGAGAAAGGTCTGTGGCCAGAAAACTACTCTCTTTCAGACCACGCACGACTAACTGTAGTTTTCTCACCGGTAAGCATGCTCACATCGCAACCAATCTGCTAG
- the LOC113297520 gene encoding uncharacterized calcium-binding protein At1g02270-like isoform X5: MDCNLLLQQLIEEPEPEHYPLLKRYSEMVVDSNFVKINTSGGIDNNTNNNNSSKVKGRISRIGTYASMADPCISCTTFNILAPIYKRLDKENQSRRESEYRAYWFSRNRSILDLLLCDRSSIICLQEFWVGNEELVEMYEKRLGNAGYTSFKLARTNNRGDGLLTAVHKDYFTILDYRELLFNDFGDRVAQLLHVESVVPFSPCRHKNVLQEILIVNTHLLFPHDSSLSIVRLHQVYKILKYVESYQKENKLNPMPMLLCGDWNGSKRGHVYKFLRSQSFVSSYDAAHQYTDSDADAHKWVSHRNHRGNICGVDFIWLLNPTKYRKPLKTSWGEAVFSIIKYQLREASLNESDAFAFLKADSPGDYITYSAFCEALRQLGLTGDPHTLSSEEIEDVWIQADVDGNGVVDYGEFQQRIWDPVCCFDQIEEKIEESTGEGVEEEQMYGFNVKNAVLFPREVEKGLWPENYSLSDHARLTVVFSPVSMLTSQPIC, encoded by the exons ATGGACTGCAATCTTTTACTG CAACAACTAATTGAAGAACCAGAACCAGAACATTACCCACTTCTTAAACGATACAGTGAAATG GTGGTGGATTCAAATTTTGTAAAGATAAATACAAGTGGAGGAATTGACAACAATACCAATAATAACAATAGTAGTAAAGTTAAAGGAAGAATATCAAGGATTGGAACTTATGCATCAATGGCCGacccttgtatttcctgtactacatTCAATATTCTAGCACCTATCTACAAAAGACTTGATAAAGAG AATCAAAGCCGCCGAGAAAGCGAATACAGAGCATACTGGTTTAGCAGAAACCGAAGTATATTGGATCTTTTGTTGTGTGATAGATCGTCAATCATATGTCTTCAG GAATTTTGGGTTGGAAATGAAGAGCTTGTTGAAATGTATGAGAAAAGACTTGGTAATGCAGGCTATACTAGTTTCAAGCTAGCACGCACAAACAACCGAGGAGATG GTTTGCTCACCGCTGTTCATAAGGATTACTTTACAATTTTAGACTATAGAGAATTGCTTTTCAATGATTTCGGAGATCGTGTTGCGCAACTGTTACACGTTGAATCAGTTGTGCCCTTCTCACCCTGTCGGCATAAAAATGTTTTGCAAGAAATTCTCATCGTGAATACCCATCTGTTATTTCCTCATGATTCTAGTCTTTCCATCGTACGGTTACATCAG GTTTACAAAATCCTTAAGTATGTAGAATCCTACCAGAAAGAAAACAAGCTTAATCCTATGCCAATGCTACTCTGTGG TGACTGGAACGGGAGCAAGCGGGGACACGTCTATAAGTTCCTTAGATCCCAGAGTTTTGTGTCGTCATATGATGCTGCTCATCAGTATACGGACAGCGATGCGGATGCCCACAAG TGGGTTAGTCACCGAAATCATCGAGGGAATATCTGCGGTGTAGATTTCATATGGCTTCTTAATCCTACTAAGTATCGGAAACCACTAAAAACAAGTTGGGGTGAAGCTGTATTTAGTATAATTAAG TACCAACTACGTGAAGCTTCCTTGAACGAAAGTGATGCATTTGCGTTCTTGAAAGCTGATAGTCCTGGTGATTACATTACCTACTCTGCTTTCTGTGAAGCACTGCGTCAG CTTGGTTTAACTGGTGACCCTCATACACTGAGTTCTGAAGAGATCGAGGATGTGTGGATTCAAGCGGACGTAGATGGAAATGGTGTTGTTGACTACGGTGAATTTCAg CAGCGAATTTGGGATCCAGTATGTTGTTTTGACCAAATAGAGGAAAAGATCGAAGAGAGCACAGGAGAAGGCGTAGAGGAGGAACAAATGTATGGTTTTAACGTGAAGAATGCAGTTCTCTTCCCCCGTGAAGTAGAGAAAGGTCTGTGGCCAGAAAACTACTCTCTTTCAGACCACGCACGACTAACTGTAGTTTTCTCACCGGTAAGCATGCTCACATCGCAACCAATCTGCTAG
- the LOC113297520 gene encoding uncharacterized calcium-binding protein At1g02270-like isoform X1, whose amino-acid sequence MFKNNNLFNLLSLFIFFVLFLSLSNLQHQQQQLIEEPEPEHYPLLKRYSEMQVVDSNFVKINTSGGIDNNTNNNNSSKVKGRISRIGTYASMADPCISCTTFNILAPIYKRLDKENQSRRESEYRAYWFSRNRSILDLLLCDRSSIICLQEFWVGNEELVEMYEKRLGNAGYTSFKLARTNNRGDGLLTAVHKDYFTILDYRELLFNDFGDRVAQLLHVESVVPFSPCRHKNVLQEILIVNTHLLFPHDSSLSIVRLHQVYKILKYVESYQKENKLNPMPMLLCGDWNGSKRGHVYKFLRSQSFVSSYDAAHQYTDSDADAHKWVSHRNHRGNICGVDFIWLLNPTKYRKPLKTSWGEAVFSIIKYQLREASLNESDAFAFLKADSPGDYITYSAFCEALRQLGLTGDPHTLSSEEIEDVWIQADVDGNGVVDYGEFQQRIWDPVCCFDQIEEKIEESTGEGVEEEQMYGFNVKNAVLFPREVEKGLWPENYSLSDHARLTVVFSPVSMLTSQPIC is encoded by the exons ATGTTCAAAAACAACAATCTCTTTAATCTGCtctctttgtttatcttctttgtTCTGTTTCTCTCTTTATCCAATCTTCAACACCAACAGCAACAACTAATTGAAGAACCAGAACCAGAACATTACCCACTTCTTAAACGATACAGTGAAATG CAGGTGGTGGATTCAAATTTTGTAAAGATAAATACAAGTGGAGGAATTGACAACAATACCAATAATAACAATAGTAGTAAAGTTAAAGGAAGAATATCAAGGATTGGAACTTATGCATCAATGGCCGacccttgtatttcctgtactacatTCAATATTCTAGCACCTATCTACAAAAGACTTGATAAAGAG AATCAAAGCCGCCGAGAAAGCGAATACAGAGCATACTGGTTTAGCAGAAACCGAAGTATATTGGATCTTTTGTTGTGTGATAGATCGTCAATCATATGTCTTCAG GAATTTTGGGTTGGAAATGAAGAGCTTGTTGAAATGTATGAGAAAAGACTTGGTAATGCAGGCTATACTAGTTTCAAGCTAGCACGCACAAACAACCGAGGAGATG GTTTGCTCACCGCTGTTCATAAGGATTACTTTACAATTTTAGACTATAGAGAATTGCTTTTCAATGATTTCGGAGATCGTGTTGCGCAACTGTTACACGTTGAATCAGTTGTGCCCTTCTCACCCTGTCGGCATAAAAATGTTTTGCAAGAAATTCTCATCGTGAATACCCATCTGTTATTTCCTCATGATTCTAGTCTTTCCATCGTACGGTTACATCAG GTTTACAAAATCCTTAAGTATGTAGAATCCTACCAGAAAGAAAACAAGCTTAATCCTATGCCAATGCTACTCTGTGG TGACTGGAACGGGAGCAAGCGGGGACACGTCTATAAGTTCCTTAGATCCCAGAGTTTTGTGTCGTCATATGATGCTGCTCATCAGTATACGGACAGCGATGCGGATGCCCACAAG TGGGTTAGTCACCGAAATCATCGAGGGAATATCTGCGGTGTAGATTTCATATGGCTTCTTAATCCTACTAAGTATCGGAAACCACTAAAAACAAGTTGGGGTGAAGCTGTATTTAGTATAATTAAG TACCAACTACGTGAAGCTTCCTTGAACGAAAGTGATGCATTTGCGTTCTTGAAAGCTGATAGTCCTGGTGATTACATTACCTACTCTGCTTTCTGTGAAGCACTGCGTCAG CTTGGTTTAACTGGTGACCCTCATACACTGAGTTCTGAAGAGATCGAGGATGTGTGGATTCAAGCGGACGTAGATGGAAATGGTGTTGTTGACTACGGTGAATTTCAg CAGCGAATTTGGGATCCAGTATGTTGTTTTGACCAAATAGAGGAAAAGATCGAAGAGAGCACAGGAGAAGGCGTAGAGGAGGAACAAATGTATGGTTTTAACGTGAAGAATGCAGTTCTCTTCCCCCGTGAAGTAGAGAAAGGTCTGTGGCCAGAAAACTACTCTCTTTCAGACCACGCACGACTAACTGTAGTTTTCTCACCGGTAAGCATGCTCACATCGCAACCAATCTGCTAG
- the LOC113297520 gene encoding uncharacterized calcium-binding protein At1g02270-like isoform X2: MFKNNNLFNLLSLFIFFVLFLSLSNLQHQQQQLIEEPEPEHYPLLKRYSEMVVDSNFVKINTSGGIDNNTNNNNSSKVKGRISRIGTYASMADPCISCTTFNILAPIYKRLDKENQSRRESEYRAYWFSRNRSILDLLLCDRSSIICLQEFWVGNEELVEMYEKRLGNAGYTSFKLARTNNRGDGLLTAVHKDYFTILDYRELLFNDFGDRVAQLLHVESVVPFSPCRHKNVLQEILIVNTHLLFPHDSSLSIVRLHQVYKILKYVESYQKENKLNPMPMLLCGDWNGSKRGHVYKFLRSQSFVSSYDAAHQYTDSDADAHKWVSHRNHRGNICGVDFIWLLNPTKYRKPLKTSWGEAVFSIIKYQLREASLNESDAFAFLKADSPGDYITYSAFCEALRQLGLTGDPHTLSSEEIEDVWIQADVDGNGVVDYGEFQQRIWDPVCCFDQIEEKIEESTGEGVEEEQMYGFNVKNAVLFPREVEKGLWPENYSLSDHARLTVVFSPVSMLTSQPIC, from the exons ATGTTCAAAAACAACAATCTCTTTAATCTGCtctctttgtttatcttctttgtTCTGTTTCTCTCTTTATCCAATCTTCAACACCAACAGCAACAACTAATTGAAGAACCAGAACCAGAACATTACCCACTTCTTAAACGATACAGTGAAATG GTGGTGGATTCAAATTTTGTAAAGATAAATACAAGTGGAGGAATTGACAACAATACCAATAATAACAATAGTAGTAAAGTTAAAGGAAGAATATCAAGGATTGGAACTTATGCATCAATGGCCGacccttgtatttcctgtactacatTCAATATTCTAGCACCTATCTACAAAAGACTTGATAAAGAG AATCAAAGCCGCCGAGAAAGCGAATACAGAGCATACTGGTTTAGCAGAAACCGAAGTATATTGGATCTTTTGTTGTGTGATAGATCGTCAATCATATGTCTTCAG GAATTTTGGGTTGGAAATGAAGAGCTTGTTGAAATGTATGAGAAAAGACTTGGTAATGCAGGCTATACTAGTTTCAAGCTAGCACGCACAAACAACCGAGGAGATG GTTTGCTCACCGCTGTTCATAAGGATTACTTTACAATTTTAGACTATAGAGAATTGCTTTTCAATGATTTCGGAGATCGTGTTGCGCAACTGTTACACGTTGAATCAGTTGTGCCCTTCTCACCCTGTCGGCATAAAAATGTTTTGCAAGAAATTCTCATCGTGAATACCCATCTGTTATTTCCTCATGATTCTAGTCTTTCCATCGTACGGTTACATCAG GTTTACAAAATCCTTAAGTATGTAGAATCCTACCAGAAAGAAAACAAGCTTAATCCTATGCCAATGCTACTCTGTGG TGACTGGAACGGGAGCAAGCGGGGACACGTCTATAAGTTCCTTAGATCCCAGAGTTTTGTGTCGTCATATGATGCTGCTCATCAGTATACGGACAGCGATGCGGATGCCCACAAG TGGGTTAGTCACCGAAATCATCGAGGGAATATCTGCGGTGTAGATTTCATATGGCTTCTTAATCCTACTAAGTATCGGAAACCACTAAAAACAAGTTGGGGTGAAGCTGTATTTAGTATAATTAAG TACCAACTACGTGAAGCTTCCTTGAACGAAAGTGATGCATTTGCGTTCTTGAAAGCTGATAGTCCTGGTGATTACATTACCTACTCTGCTTTCTGTGAAGCACTGCGTCAG CTTGGTTTAACTGGTGACCCTCATACACTGAGTTCTGAAGAGATCGAGGATGTGTGGATTCAAGCGGACGTAGATGGAAATGGTGTTGTTGACTACGGTGAATTTCAg CAGCGAATTTGGGATCCAGTATGTTGTTTTGACCAAATAGAGGAAAAGATCGAAGAGAGCACAGGAGAAGGCGTAGAGGAGGAACAAATGTATGGTTTTAACGTGAAGAATGCAGTTCTCTTCCCCCGTGAAGTAGAGAAAGGTCTGTGGCCAGAAAACTACTCTCTTTCAGACCACGCACGACTAACTGTAGTTTTCTCACCGGTAAGCATGCTCACATCGCAACCAATCTGCTAG
- the LOC113297520 gene encoding uncharacterized calcium-binding protein At1g02270-like isoform X3, translating into MFKNNNLFNLLSLFIFFVLFLSLSNLQHQQQQLIEEPEPEHYPLLKRYSEMQVVDSNFVKINTSGGIDNNTNNNNSSKVKGRISRIGTYASMADPCISCTTFNILAPIYKRLDKENQSRRESEYRAYWFSRNRSILDLLLCDRSSIICLQEFWVGNEELVEMYEKRLGNAGYTSFKLARTNNRGDGLLTAVHKDYFTILDYRELLFNDFGDRVAQLLHVESVVPFSPCRHKNVLQEILIVNTHLLFPHDSSLSIVRLHQVYKILKYVESYQKENKLNPMPMLLCGDWNGSKRGHVYKFLRSQSFVSSYDAAHQYTDSDADAHKWVSHRNHRGNICGVDFIWLLNPTKYRKPLKTSWGEAVFSIIKYQLREASLNESDAFAFLKADSPGDYITYSAFCEALRQLGLTGDPHTLSSEEIEDVWIQADVDGNGVVDYGEFQRIWDPVCCFDQIEEKIEESTGEGVEEEQMYGFNVKNAVLFPREVEKGLWPENYSLSDHARLTVVFSPVSMLTSQPIC; encoded by the exons ATGTTCAAAAACAACAATCTCTTTAATCTGCtctctttgtttatcttctttgtTCTGTTTCTCTCTTTATCCAATCTTCAACACCAACAGCAACAACTAATTGAAGAACCAGAACCAGAACATTACCCACTTCTTAAACGATACAGTGAAATG CAGGTGGTGGATTCAAATTTTGTAAAGATAAATACAAGTGGAGGAATTGACAACAATACCAATAATAACAATAGTAGTAAAGTTAAAGGAAGAATATCAAGGATTGGAACTTATGCATCAATGGCCGacccttgtatttcctgtactacatTCAATATTCTAGCACCTATCTACAAAAGACTTGATAAAGAG AATCAAAGCCGCCGAGAAAGCGAATACAGAGCATACTGGTTTAGCAGAAACCGAAGTATATTGGATCTTTTGTTGTGTGATAGATCGTCAATCATATGTCTTCAG GAATTTTGGGTTGGAAATGAAGAGCTTGTTGAAATGTATGAGAAAAGACTTGGTAATGCAGGCTATACTAGTTTCAAGCTAGCACGCACAAACAACCGAGGAGATG GTTTGCTCACCGCTGTTCATAAGGATTACTTTACAATTTTAGACTATAGAGAATTGCTTTTCAATGATTTCGGAGATCGTGTTGCGCAACTGTTACACGTTGAATCAGTTGTGCCCTTCTCACCCTGTCGGCATAAAAATGTTTTGCAAGAAATTCTCATCGTGAATACCCATCTGTTATTTCCTCATGATTCTAGTCTTTCCATCGTACGGTTACATCAG GTTTACAAAATCCTTAAGTATGTAGAATCCTACCAGAAAGAAAACAAGCTTAATCCTATGCCAATGCTACTCTGTGG TGACTGGAACGGGAGCAAGCGGGGACACGTCTATAAGTTCCTTAGATCCCAGAGTTTTGTGTCGTCATATGATGCTGCTCATCAGTATACGGACAGCGATGCGGATGCCCACAAG TGGGTTAGTCACCGAAATCATCGAGGGAATATCTGCGGTGTAGATTTCATATGGCTTCTTAATCCTACTAAGTATCGGAAACCACTAAAAACAAGTTGGGGTGAAGCTGTATTTAGTATAATTAAG TACCAACTACGTGAAGCTTCCTTGAACGAAAGTGATGCATTTGCGTTCTTGAAAGCTGATAGTCCTGGTGATTACATTACCTACTCTGCTTTCTGTGAAGCACTGCGTCAG CTTGGTTTAACTGGTGACCCTCATACACTGAGTTCTGAAGAGATCGAGGATGTGTGGATTCAAGCGGACGTAGATGGAAATGGTGTTGTTGACTACGGTGAATTTCAg CGAATTTGGGATCCAGTATGTTGTTTTGACCAAATAGAGGAAAAGATCGAAGAGAGCACAGGAGAAGGCGTAGAGGAGGAACAAATGTATGGTTTTAACGTGAAGAATGCAGTTCTCTTCCCCCGTGAAGTAGAGAAAGGTCTGTGGCCAGAAAACTACTCTCTTTCAGACCACGCACGACTAACTGTAGTTTTCTCACCGGTAAGCATGCTCACATCGCAACCAATCTGCTAG
- the LOC113297520 gene encoding uncharacterized calcium-binding protein At1g02270-like isoform X6, which produces MQVVDSNFVKINTSGGIDNNTNNNNSSKVKGRISRIGTYASMADPCISCTTFNILAPIYKRLDKENQSRRESEYRAYWFSRNRSILDLLLCDRSSIICLQEFWVGNEELVEMYEKRLGNAGYTSFKLARTNNRGDGLLTAVHKDYFTILDYRELLFNDFGDRVAQLLHVESVVPFSPCRHKNVLQEILIVNTHLLFPHDSSLSIVRLHQVYKILKYVESYQKENKLNPMPMLLCGDWNGSKRGHVYKFLRSQSFVSSYDAAHQYTDSDADAHKWVSHRNHRGNICGVDFIWLLNPTKYRKPLKTSWGEAVFSIIKYQLREASLNESDAFAFLKADSPGDYITYSAFCEALRQLGLTGDPHTLSSEEIEDVWIQADVDGNGVVDYGEFQQRIWDPVCCFDQIEEKIEESTGEGVEEEQMYGFNVKNAVLFPREVEKGLWPENYSLSDHARLTVVFSPVSMLTSQPIC; this is translated from the exons ATG CAGGTGGTGGATTCAAATTTTGTAAAGATAAATACAAGTGGAGGAATTGACAACAATACCAATAATAACAATAGTAGTAAAGTTAAAGGAAGAATATCAAGGATTGGAACTTATGCATCAATGGCCGacccttgtatttcctgtactacatTCAATATTCTAGCACCTATCTACAAAAGACTTGATAAAGAG AATCAAAGCCGCCGAGAAAGCGAATACAGAGCATACTGGTTTAGCAGAAACCGAAGTATATTGGATCTTTTGTTGTGTGATAGATCGTCAATCATATGTCTTCAG GAATTTTGGGTTGGAAATGAAGAGCTTGTTGAAATGTATGAGAAAAGACTTGGTAATGCAGGCTATACTAGTTTCAAGCTAGCACGCACAAACAACCGAGGAGATG GTTTGCTCACCGCTGTTCATAAGGATTACTTTACAATTTTAGACTATAGAGAATTGCTTTTCAATGATTTCGGAGATCGTGTTGCGCAACTGTTACACGTTGAATCAGTTGTGCCCTTCTCACCCTGTCGGCATAAAAATGTTTTGCAAGAAATTCTCATCGTGAATACCCATCTGTTATTTCCTCATGATTCTAGTCTTTCCATCGTACGGTTACATCAG GTTTACAAAATCCTTAAGTATGTAGAATCCTACCAGAAAGAAAACAAGCTTAATCCTATGCCAATGCTACTCTGTGG TGACTGGAACGGGAGCAAGCGGGGACACGTCTATAAGTTCCTTAGATCCCAGAGTTTTGTGTCGTCATATGATGCTGCTCATCAGTATACGGACAGCGATGCGGATGCCCACAAG TGGGTTAGTCACCGAAATCATCGAGGGAATATCTGCGGTGTAGATTTCATATGGCTTCTTAATCCTACTAAGTATCGGAAACCACTAAAAACAAGTTGGGGTGAAGCTGTATTTAGTATAATTAAG TACCAACTACGTGAAGCTTCCTTGAACGAAAGTGATGCATTTGCGTTCTTGAAAGCTGATAGTCCTGGTGATTACATTACCTACTCTGCTTTCTGTGAAGCACTGCGTCAG CTTGGTTTAACTGGTGACCCTCATACACTGAGTTCTGAAGAGATCGAGGATGTGTGGATTCAAGCGGACGTAGATGGAAATGGTGTTGTTGACTACGGTGAATTTCAg CAGCGAATTTGGGATCCAGTATGTTGTTTTGACCAAATAGAGGAAAAGATCGAAGAGAGCACAGGAGAAGGCGTAGAGGAGGAACAAATGTATGGTTTTAACGTGAAGAATGCAGTTCTCTTCCCCCGTGAAGTAGAGAAAGGTCTGTGGCCAGAAAACTACTCTCTTTCAGACCACGCACGACTAACTGTAGTTTTCTCACCGGTAAGCATGCTCACATCGCAACCAATCTGCTAG
- the LOC113297520 gene encoding uncharacterized calcium-binding protein At1g02270-like isoform X7 — MVVDSNFVKINTSGGIDNNTNNNNSSKVKGRISRIGTYASMADPCISCTTFNILAPIYKRLDKENQSRRESEYRAYWFSRNRSILDLLLCDRSSIICLQEFWVGNEELVEMYEKRLGNAGYTSFKLARTNNRGDGLLTAVHKDYFTILDYRELLFNDFGDRVAQLLHVESVVPFSPCRHKNVLQEILIVNTHLLFPHDSSLSIVRLHQVYKILKYVESYQKENKLNPMPMLLCGDWNGSKRGHVYKFLRSQSFVSSYDAAHQYTDSDADAHKWVSHRNHRGNICGVDFIWLLNPTKYRKPLKTSWGEAVFSIIKYQLREASLNESDAFAFLKADSPGDYITYSAFCEALRQLGLTGDPHTLSSEEIEDVWIQADVDGNGVVDYGEFQQRIWDPVCCFDQIEEKIEESTGEGVEEEQMYGFNVKNAVLFPREVEKGLWPENYSLSDHARLTVVFSPVSMLTSQPIC, encoded by the exons ATG GTGGTGGATTCAAATTTTGTAAAGATAAATACAAGTGGAGGAATTGACAACAATACCAATAATAACAATAGTAGTAAAGTTAAAGGAAGAATATCAAGGATTGGAACTTATGCATCAATGGCCGacccttgtatttcctgtactacatTCAATATTCTAGCACCTATCTACAAAAGACTTGATAAAGAG AATCAAAGCCGCCGAGAAAGCGAATACAGAGCATACTGGTTTAGCAGAAACCGAAGTATATTGGATCTTTTGTTGTGTGATAGATCGTCAATCATATGTCTTCAG GAATTTTGGGTTGGAAATGAAGAGCTTGTTGAAATGTATGAGAAAAGACTTGGTAATGCAGGCTATACTAGTTTCAAGCTAGCACGCACAAACAACCGAGGAGATG GTTTGCTCACCGCTGTTCATAAGGATTACTTTACAATTTTAGACTATAGAGAATTGCTTTTCAATGATTTCGGAGATCGTGTTGCGCAACTGTTACACGTTGAATCAGTTGTGCCCTTCTCACCCTGTCGGCATAAAAATGTTTTGCAAGAAATTCTCATCGTGAATACCCATCTGTTATTTCCTCATGATTCTAGTCTTTCCATCGTACGGTTACATCAG GTTTACAAAATCCTTAAGTATGTAGAATCCTACCAGAAAGAAAACAAGCTTAATCCTATGCCAATGCTACTCTGTGG TGACTGGAACGGGAGCAAGCGGGGACACGTCTATAAGTTCCTTAGATCCCAGAGTTTTGTGTCGTCATATGATGCTGCTCATCAGTATACGGACAGCGATGCGGATGCCCACAAG TGGGTTAGTCACCGAAATCATCGAGGGAATATCTGCGGTGTAGATTTCATATGGCTTCTTAATCCTACTAAGTATCGGAAACCACTAAAAACAAGTTGGGGTGAAGCTGTATTTAGTATAATTAAG TACCAACTACGTGAAGCTTCCTTGAACGAAAGTGATGCATTTGCGTTCTTGAAAGCTGATAGTCCTGGTGATTACATTACCTACTCTGCTTTCTGTGAAGCACTGCGTCAG CTTGGTTTAACTGGTGACCCTCATACACTGAGTTCTGAAGAGATCGAGGATGTGTGGATTCAAGCGGACGTAGATGGAAATGGTGTTGTTGACTACGGTGAATTTCAg CAGCGAATTTGGGATCCAGTATGTTGTTTTGACCAAATAGAGGAAAAGATCGAAGAGAGCACAGGAGAAGGCGTAGAGGAGGAACAAATGTATGGTTTTAACGTGAAGAATGCAGTTCTCTTCCCCCGTGAAGTAGAGAAAGGTCTGTGGCCAGAAAACTACTCTCTTTCAGACCACGCACGACTAACTGTAGTTTTCTCACCGGTAAGCATGCTCACATCGCAACCAATCTGCTAG